gggttcgggttgaccattttatttattatataatattttatgttaagaaattgagggtcgttacagtttaaatgtgaaattgtgtggcTGGATGATCTGAATGggttggaaattataaaatactgaattatttgagaaatactggaaatgctggtgaaaatactggaactgtttatgaaatgcaggagtttgaaataaCAACTAGTGGCcgagtattgtttgattggccaagggttagaattattatttgacggccgagggtcGAGTTTTAATTGACAGCTATACgccgggttgtattttgtggacAGGGggcaggtttttggaataacaggaaatatgagtgtgataattttttgggaaattcagTATTTTACtagaatttgtatatatgtaattgcaCAATTTTGAGGTTGATACGCCAagggcgtgagggttgaattggaggcaagcctctcAGTTAGATAGGTAAGGGCAATATCTATGCCAGCTAATTTAGAAATACTTATCAATGATATATGACTATGGGTGTTTTTAGAGTAAGTAAATTATACAGTTCTACAGATTTCAGTACATgtgttttgtttaattaattgtgtggcatgagaaattattagtatagtacagaatttatacagctttcatgttatcaaaatttatgtaattttacatagttaaaatattcatttttctcaaataccatgattatacagtttatacagaaagcACGATACGCAGTATTAGCCAGAATTATGATTTATACAGATTATGATTTTTACAGCTTATATAGAgccataacattcagatatatatatgtttattcatatcagtttactacaacattatggttatttcagttaaacagaatcatggttaatcagtaatatagatatatctattatatatatatatatatagtatcataccctgatggaccagatcaatTTTCAAAGCACGGGTGCGTTGctatttcagtttagagtgcaaccacatatctcagatagtatatggattttCAACAGTTGATTGTACCTGTgctgtggacaggctccccgtcaatTAGGGTTGAGGTAGCCAATCTGACTATCAGAGTTTAATTGACTTATTCTGATCGGGAAACTAGTGTTAAGTCCCTCCTACGGGCCGTACAATCTTGTCATGAGGGATtaattcatgactttcagttatctaTCCAGGAAAATTTTCTCAGATActattatatatctagatttacagaaaccgcaatcatacctatagatattaaaagtattttgaatagaatattcaggaaaacggtttatgttaagcaacataggtgtgagttatatggtgttttatttatatgtgttttcttaGACTCAATTATTTACAGCATACAATACTTTtaaatcagatattacagttatgcAAACTCATCTGctacacactggtaatagcatattttgtcttactgagagttgtctcattctagtaatttatcacttttcaggtgaactagatagacgagcaaatcaggcttgGAGGTAGGGGGACTACAGTattgccctgtctgtagggtgagtatttttgggaaagatgcaTTTTTGAATGGTCCCTAGGAGATCAGATggaagatttttgggaatgttcatgttgtatgtatattttgagaatactgaaactctggtattgtaaatatggatgtatgccTTTTTGGTTTACCGCTGCATAGGAAATTTTATGGATGTTTAGGCTTCCTGGTCCCCACTTGGATCGGGATGACGTTACAGATTTTATTCAGGGTATCAAAGTAGTATAattttatggtatatatataatcaggtcgttacagtatgtattttccatatatatataggtgtgagtacagattTACCAGATTTATCAGTTAAAGTTTACTGTTTAAAGTATATATTTATGCTACacagaactcatgttgccacacactgataataatttatttcttcttattgagaggtgtctcaccccatgattatccaatatttttcaaatgacatatggagtataacagtgatcagagtagcgcagtgaagcgtgggtgggatagaaggttttatttagaatagatctttattaaattatgtttttgatgtatttagaattttagatgTGTTAATTGTGATGTTGAAAATGATATTGTTGTTGTATCGggttaattagtactctggtaattcgtatttgaggtcttccgctatatgaaaattttattacaggtggtatcagaatAGTGGAATTTTAAGGTTGTTACAGGATTTTTGCACAAGATATGCAACCGTTTGTGGATAAAATTGAAGTGTACCTAGCATCAAAGTCTATGAGGAGGACATTGACCACATAAGTGGGGAAGCATCACGAGatgagcttgttcagggcattatgcttgcctatgatcGCTTGCTTTATgcgtttgggatgagtttccatcatgtaaatactactAGTATAAGATTATATTTCAAAGATAGTTTATTGATATTTCCTAGTACCAGAatgagaatagcatagaaaactctttaggagagggtgagtggtcattaacttgtaaaactcactagctatcgTAAACGTGTTTAACCTACTTGCCTCCTTTGCTAGACACATGGTGTTTTAACggaggtgttgataatgaattacttcaatgtttactgcttacgtGTCATGACTTTCATAAGTTTCTTATTGCTTCCACTCAtgcttgaatgacaatgaaagtgttcttgtaagaacccgaactgtgagatgtgggtttattacgtaaaagagtggtaaaaatggaaatttagcagacttcgtcgacaaggccataattcgtcgatgaaggtagaaggattttcgttgacgaaatttagaggttcgtcgacgaagaaaagtCGAGAGGCGGAAATTGGAAATATTAGGATTCGTCGGCGAAATCTCCGATTCAGCGACGAAATCCCTaacatttcgtcgatgaaggaaccaatttgtcgacgaaatcctccgggtcaaaggcttataaagaTATTTTCGGGCTTActtcattgctaagttttggctttcctctctctctctctctctctctctcctcgattgccTCATCGTTGGTTTCCAgaatcgcaaatccaaagttactgcgaggatcaatgaaggattctctacgtttctagcggatcggaatctcgattcgagcgttttcgggtttcgggctaaaatcgaggtaagactcggttttcatttctgatttagtatatgtgtactggtacggattgtaagtatgtattgtattgtggtttgtagatttcagagtctcagttcgtagttttgaggaccgtagagttcgtaattgaattttgggttaaggtaaggggattctgtttatattagtccaTTTTTTGAAATCAGAATCGGTGAGcttataggctacgatcgtatgtatgttttgactacttatttggggaaatctaacgggtaaaaatgcgagattttcgagttacaattttcggaaaaattagggattttgggtatcatctctattttgtttggaaaactgttggttgtgttaaaactgtattattgaggtgaccgaaatccatatttgcataaactgtatacttgaatttgtaaacgatatgatttgccgtaaaccaaataagtgtgatatgtttgtatgtatgtattttgttttagatatttgtgaaacagttatgtggcggctaattaccgtacgctgaaatgtataggaacgtgagttccaaaatgattccagggatttgtaaaacaactaggtATCGGGTAGTTATTGTGgcgagagtggctggctctatatctggggtgagaaatatcaccagtatgttccggctggtcattGGAGGGTGTGATCTACattgtatgtagcaatggattcacaattggcctaggtcgtcgcagcgtagttgtacATATGGCAATATAATCGTGGTGAGACTGGTTGACCTTGTgtatatgtagcaatggattcacttaTGGGtttgagtcgtagatcttcgtagttgcatgtgtagtaatgtaatcgctgtgagactaggtgaccttgtgtagttgcgtatgaagcaatggattcactattaggccttgatcgtcgcagcgtagttgcgtaggtagcaatgtaatcgcACGAGACGAGGTGAcattgtgtagttgcgaactagtgtgacgacattgaccgtatatatgtatgtatgtatgtatttgagtatcgtatgaattggaatggttttgtgaaaatactagaactgtatgaaaatgtatgaaactgtacgaattgtttcaaattgtatcgtatgtatagtgttatgaagtatgtaaaatgacactggtatgctacacactgatataaactgttatcttccttactgagaggtgtctcaccccgaatatatacaaatatttttcaggtccttcgggtagccaaaactagcatcctaacatCCAGAAGCGAGGGGTtttgtttagctactactagtgcctgataggtatgagtttttgtaaccggattgtcgtgatggattttgtggacgcccgtagtatgtatggtattcacAGGGATGTAcatccttgtatggtatagactctagtatggtacaatttatgtatagaaagactgtaTTCCATTacatattttgatgagtatggacgattgtatgtatgtatgtagggcaTCCATTCACCCTACGGGGTCGACCATCTttttatgttgtatcatgtatgttttaattgatacagaaacaggttaggttactaaactCACCCCTGAGTctcatttttgggttcggggcgtcatAGTTCTAttggtgaattgtggtaaatGATAGACTGACTAGTTAAACAAAAGTGTTTTAACTAGTATCGTATGGTATTTTCACAAAGCTATGAAATATTTGGCCCATGAAAAAATGACAAACCAACAAATGAGTGAATAAATCACAAATCCAAAGTCACCCAATTAATAAATGGATATAAAGGAATACCCACTAAGTACTCATAAAGAAATatacaatatatttattttaattttttctttaaaatttcaaaaatctttctttttttttttttaaaaaaagacacTCATTTATTCGTTTCGCATTAATATCTTAACATTTATGAGTTAATAACATTTATTTATTATCTAATTTATTTCtctttaacttttttaaaaaataatttgatatTCAAAAAATAGTACTTACaactaatttattattttttcctacaaatttcaaaaaatatagttATATTAGCTAAGACATCTAGACAGGAAGTCAATCTTGGGACAAATAAAActtgagttttttcccgttttattattaaaaataaataaaatattaaataatactcttattgggaaaaaatttctcaaactgatgctcacgtaatctcataacttggtgctgcgagatttaaaggtcCAGCGAATGAGAAACTGACGCGTGGCACGGTGGCAGtgcaaatctcgcagcaccaaactGCGAGATTTAAATGGCCAGCGAGTGAGAagctgaaatatatatatatatagaaagaagaaaaaaaatgtcaaaaaattatgaataatTTTATTGTATTAAGGGTGCttatcaataatatatatatagataatctGATTGTATCAAATCTAATtccaacttaattaataaaatgatttattgataaaagagatatttttaagattaaacatttaagatttaacatatatcatatatttaaaattactaatttatatttaattattaattaattagtaattcgggtaattcaattaaccaaattaaaTACTCCCCATACCTGAACCGAAAATTGATTACTCAAAATTATCTAAATCtaaaaccgaaccaaaccgatCGAACTCgatcggttaattcagttaaacCCGAATTATGCTTACCCCTAACCATGATGCAattttacaataaataaataaataaatctccaTTTTATCATCacttgttattattatatattatttgaaaaaaaatttatttaaaaattatatttactaTTTGTCAATgtgcatgtacaataagattgttcttatctaattaaaaaacaagttttgaaattaaataatttatattctattaaaaattttattttttatcttttgggttatattaaggattatttttttattcatggataaaaatgagcatttattcaattaaaattttaacttgtataaattttataaatattttttaaaatactaattttatttttgaatctagttttagtgtttcataattttttgacatttttttttctttctatatatatataaaatatgttaaTGTTACCTTTTTGgaataattttatttgaaaaaaaaagaaagaagaaaataaggcTTAAATGCTAcaagatttgccacgtgtcagcTTCTCACTCGCTGgccatttaaatctcgcagcttagtGCTGCAAAATTTACTTTGCCACCGTACCACGCATCAGCTTATCATTCGTTGGACCTTTAAATCTCATAGTACCAAGTTACGAAATTACGTGAACAtcagtttaaaatttttttttccaataagagtattatttaatattttatttatttttaataataaaacggaaaAAAACTCAATAAAACTTGGTCACCTAAggaaaaaggaatcaaaagaaaacCTCCTTGTAGAAAAACCCAATTGAGACTCCAAAAGCTTAGATACGCTTCTTAGCAGCCCAAGGGAACCTTAAGAAAGAAATGACCAATAGAATTAGAAAAGTATGGTAGAAGCTTAAAGAAGAACGAACCTAAAGGATAAGCGCCAACTAATGAAGAAATTATACAAGCAACCTTTCGTGTGCCTATTTCTTTAATGTTTGTTATACATGTGACAAATTGATTAATCCCATAAGAGACATCCATTTTCATTTAATGGAAATAGGTATTCCAACACAAATGGAAGGGTATGTCCCTATATAATTTCTCCAACTAATACTATTCTTTTAAACAGGTCAAGGTGAAACATTAAAATCTGCAAAATTCAGTCCCAAAATAAAGTCAAAAGAGACATGCACATATTCAAAGCAATATATTAATTAGTAACATTGATGGTCCTAAATGTTTCCACTATTTTATCCATTAACATATGAAATACCATGGGTTAACTAGTATGCATAATTAATTTACCAATTCCATACATCATTCCATCCCTGTCTAATTAACCGAGTCCATGGTTGATCACTTTTTAACCTGATTCAAGTGTGGGGCATGCACTGAAACAAGTCCATGCTCTTCAACCTCCCCCACCACCTCCGCCCCTTCTtcccgccgccgccgccgccactCCCTTTCTCCTTCTTCCAGTGGCTGCTCTGCAGCATCTCGTAGTACTCCTGGTTCCTCCGCTCCAACCCATCTATCTGGCCCTGCAGATCCTCTATCTTCCGCCCCAACACCCACATCCTGTGCTCCTCCCCCATTCCCACCACACACTTTGCGTACACCTCCGCCGCCTTCCGCCGCGTCCATCCCGTCTCCGCCCCTAACCTCCTATTCTCCTCCTCCAGCGCCCTCACCCTCCTCCCCAGCCTCCCGTTCTCCTTCGCCAGTATCTCCCTCTCCGCCTCCAACACCTCCACCAGGCTCCTCTGCACTTCCGTCTTCCGCCACGACTCCCCCCACCGCCGCTCCGCTGCCCCCAGCTCCTGCTCTAGTATCTCGCAGTCCACCCACTTTATCACTAGCTCCGCCACTACCGCGTCACAGTCCTGGTTGGCGGTCGGCTGCGGCTGCTGGTACGACAGGGAGCTCTCCGCGTCGGAATCTTCTTCGTTCCCAGAAGAAGATGATCCGTCCGAAGTGGTGACGGTGGAGATGTGAGGGAAGGAGAGGGTGCGGCAGTGGCGGGTGGCGCAGTAGCGGTGGGCGAGGTTGAGGTGGGCGTTGTAGAGATGGTGGAGAAGCGCGAGAAGCTGAGGACGTTTGTGGTAGTAGGATTCGGCGCGTTGGGCGAAGGTGTCGCCATTTTCATCTTCTTCCGAGTTTGTAAACGCCACTTCCTTCATCTTCTCTTCCAGATCTGCAGCCAATGTCGTGTGttgcttaaaatatatatatatatatatatatatatatattgtaaatttaactaactaaatttattttatgattaaaatgaagaaagaaaatgTGTTTGAAAACTCAAGACCATTTGGTATCACACTTATCAAATTAGAAAAAAGAAACCAAAAATCAGAACCTATTTAATTAACTATAAaattaatacatattaaaattttaattaaaataatgctCATTCTTATCTTTAAATCAAAGTAttataaaagtatgattaaaataataaaattacaaataatatatactaaaaaaattattataattattttacttaattgttttattttaaaattttactttataattaaaattttatgacatgataattaaaaaataataaaaatattttataattgattttattcttatttttaaaaatttatgtatattttttaaattatatttaaatttataaaatttatttgtaggtattaaaatttttgacatcaagttaaaataatttaaaattataaaatttaatttttaattttttaacaaatagttaaaaattgataataaaaacaaaaaactgaGGGGCAAAAAGTTTTCTTCAAATATATCATGCCCTCAAATATTTAAGGCGCTTTTCACACTCATGAAAGGGCGCAATGACCCAAAGCCaagaaaagaaggaaaggaaACATCTTATCAATTTTCATTGGGATTTGATTTTATTACCATTACCATTACCATTACTGCTTCTCAAACCCAAGAAGCAAAGAAAGGAATGGGACCTTACTCCTGAGTCCCATCCTCTGATACACTGACACCCTCTCCTACCCTACCAGACCAGCACTTGCCCTACCAATAGCCCAAATAGCTAGACCCCACTTCAGAGACGCCCATCAACCTTCAAAAGACCTCTGAAATTTTTATACCAgaggttttttcttttttgtttttttgtaaaaatttaGGCTGTCtg
This window of the Malania oleifera isolate guangnan ecotype guangnan chromosome 6, ASM2987363v1, whole genome shotgun sequence genome carries:
- the LOC131157130 gene encoding kinase-interacting family protein, which translates into the protein MEEKAASPISHQSLPLYSGCSKTSWLLSTLADLEEKMKEVAFTNSEEDENGDTFAQRAESYYHKRPQLLALLHHLYNAHLNLAHRYCATRHCRTLSFPHISTVTTSDGSSSSGNEEDSDAESSLSYQQPQPTANQDCDAVVAELVIKWVDCEILEQELGAAERRWGESWRKTEVQRSLVEVLEAEREILAKENGRLGRRVRALEEENRRLGAETGWTRRKAAEVYAKCVVGMGEEHRMWVLGRKIEDLQGQIDGLERRNQEYYEMLQSSHWKKEKGSGGGGGGKKGRRWWGRLKSMDLFQCMPHT